One part of the Tunicatimonas pelagia genome encodes these proteins:
- a CDS encoding DUF4920 domain-containing protein gives MPMKPLLYTLLLCFFVSVASAQQYFGEKITDQDAIAATELPETLADEESVETKVRGEVTGVCQMKGCWMTVNVGNNREMMVRFKDYGFFVPKDITGQTVVIVGEALVETVSVDDQRHLAEDAGQSAEEIEKITEPKSQLSFVADGVIVEE, from the coding sequence ATGCCTATGAAACCTCTATTGTATACCTTATTGCTTTGTTTCTTCGTCAGTGTAGCCTCCGCCCAACAGTACTTCGGCGAGAAAATTACTGACCAAGATGCCATTGCCGCCACTGAATTGCCCGAAACTTTAGCGGATGAAGAAAGCGTAGAAACCAAGGTGAGGGGCGAGGTTACCGGTGTATGCCAGATGAAGGGCTGCTGGATGACCGTTAATGTGGGCAACAACCGGGAAATGATGGTACGCTTTAAAGATTACGGCTTCTTTGTGCCCAAAGATATTACCGGGCAAACTGTGGTTATTGTGGGCGAGGCTCTGGTAGAAACCGTATCAGTAGATGACCAACGCCACCTAGCCGAAGATGCTGGACAATCAGCCGAAGAAATTGAGAAAATCACTGAGCCCAAATCTCAGCTCTCTTTTGTAGCTGATGGGGTGATTGTGGAGGAGTAA
- a CDS encoding RagB/SusD family nutrient uptake outer membrane protein: MKIIHQYLLLFLSLLLTVACDDLLEEDPPSNIGSTNFYETEEDALAGLYGAYNSLYDVYSPDNVINYGEINADDLTISPIVPDRFEWDNFTYNSEITGGLWNSAYQGINRANEVIVNTEAIDFEAGRKADLIAEAQALRALYYFALVRAIGGVPLYETPTTSFDNIYAPRASEEDVYALVIRDLEAAANELESESLAGRINSGVANAYLARVHLYLGNYQEALTHAQNIINSGQYQLLPDYAAVFDPQNNNSAEHIFQIQYLSGERNNNLPSRFGPRMPAGGEFTNSFWAGTTIPGLAAPTDEFIAESPVSYRRSVTIADQYEHIDGVTGTITMEEIFGGEFPFYISKFDDRTGELQSGMNLTLFRYADILLIAAEAMNEVEAGSNQKYDWINQVRTRARNGVEENLPNLAGLSQEVFREAVLEERRFELAFEGQRAWDLKRRGLFLEAVRDQEKTVMDFMLLFPVPDDQVQLNNNLEQNTGWE, encoded by the coding sequence ATGAAAATTATACACCAATACTTACTACTATTCCTGAGCTTGCTGCTCACGGTGGCCTGTGATGATTTATTAGAAGAAGATCCACCTAGCAACATTGGCTCTACTAACTTCTACGAAACCGAAGAAGATGCATTAGCCGGACTTTACGGAGCCTACAACAGTCTATACGATGTGTACTCGCCCGACAACGTAATCAATTATGGGGAGATAAACGCCGACGATCTGACAATCTCTCCCATTGTACCCGATCGCTTCGAGTGGGATAATTTTACGTATAATTCGGAGATTACCGGGGGGCTATGGAACAGCGCCTACCAGGGAATTAACCGCGCCAACGAAGTAATCGTCAACACCGAGGCGATTGATTTTGAGGCGGGGCGTAAGGCTGATCTCATCGCTGAAGCCCAAGCCCTCCGGGCGCTGTATTACTTTGCGCTGGTGCGAGCTATCGGCGGGGTGCCCCTCTACGAAACACCTACTACTAGCTTTGACAACATCTACGCACCCCGAGCGAGTGAAGAAGACGTGTACGCGCTAGTCATTCGCGACCTAGAAGCAGCTGCCAACGAGCTGGAGTCAGAAAGTTTAGCCGGACGGATTAACAGCGGAGTGGCTAACGCCTATTTGGCTCGGGTACACTTATATCTAGGCAATTATCAGGAGGCACTCACCCACGCTCAGAACATAATCAATAGTGGGCAGTACCAACTGCTGCCTGACTACGCTGCGGTATTTGATCCTCAAAATAATAATAGCGCGGAGCATATCTTTCAGATACAGTATTTAAGCGGAGAGCGAAACAACAACTTGCCCAGTAGGTTTGGTCCCCGAATGCCCGCGGGAGGGGAATTTACCAACTCATTTTGGGCGGGTACTACCATTCCGGGTTTAGCAGCACCTACTGACGAATTTATAGCCGAGAGTCCTGTGTCGTATCGTCGCTCGGTCACCATTGCCGATCAGTACGAGCATATTGACGGAGTGACTGGAACCATCACCATGGAAGAAATCTTCGGTGGGGAGTTTCCTTTCTACATCAGTAAGTTTGACGACCGAACTGGCGAGCTCCAGTCAGGGATGAATCTTACCCTGTTCCGCTACGCAGACATACTACTCATTGCAGCCGAAGCAATGAATGAAGTAGAAGCAGGAAGCAACCAAAAGTACGATTGGATCAATCAAGTGCGAACCCGAGCGCGCAACGGGGTAGAAGAGAACCTCCCCAACTTAGCCGGACTGAGCCAGGAAGTATTCCGAGAAGCGGTGCTGGAAGAGCGGCGGTTTGAGCTGGCTTTCGAGGGGCAACGGGCTTGGGATTTGAAACGCCGAGGGCTATTTCTGGAGGCAGTACGGGATCAGGAAAAAACGGTAATGGATTTTATGCTGCTATTCCCGGTCCCGGATGATCAGGTGCAACTCAACAATAATCTGGAGCAGAATACCGGATGGGAATGA
- a CDS encoding SusC/RagA family TonB-linked outer membrane protein, giving the protein MKSLLTKTFGKKTIPKAGYLVVASMLLIVSSGQAQRLASLHPAGGVSPALLQQEAQQLKTLLQNIGTRYQTSIVFEDELVQGKTVRIDDRILNPDATQIEDALTKILVPLGLSYRKLQHYFVIQAQATPTLEVSPVTPRPTSSAKPSSRLTKISPVALAQRKVTEQTITGQVTDVSTNETLPGVNVLVKGTTVGTVTNIDGNYRLTAPDDAETLVFSSVGYTSEEVAINGRSTINLGLDPDVQSLSEVVVIGYGTVKKSDFSGSVSSVEGEDLQTTPANTFVQSLQGRAPGVDVRAASNAPGGGIRVRIRGANSINASSDPLYVIDGFPIDNSTPLTPQAAGNNAFGADPLSSISPNDIESIEILKDASATAIYGARGANGVVIITTKRGEVGKPTIDFDYFLRVDNVRKTLNLANAQELAILNNEWAANNGRDPIYDGVNRPLPEELGEGTDWQDEIFRTALVHSYNLTVSGGSENTRYLVSGNYFDQDGIIIESNFKRGGLKFNLDQQVSSRLKFGVNLNANRTVNDAVPSDGTGFRNDSPLWNALTTTPVIPVVDEEGNYVDNHDETVKILENPVAIARTRSDITYTNRILGSSFADLQLTEGLTFRANFGADLITSKRNVYIPNTAETQALPNLGVASVGNIQSANWLQEYTLNYDANLGANHQLNAVVGYTVQTRNTEEVFSRTDDFFTNKLEFNNLGLGADPRPSTSNAVETALLSYLGRVNYVFRDKYIVTGTVRRDGSSKFGEDNKWGLFPSAAVAWRLGDEAFLQDNALISDLKLRASYGVTGNESISPYSSLSLYNVNRPIIGGAPAIGLIPNRIPNPDLRWERTAQFNVGVDAAFWEGRVNFTADYYVKRTNDLLLNVAIPNQSGYANSVQNIGEIENRGVELQLGFNNTFGRFRWRSSFNISFNRNELISLPDGVERLLFGIGRGESAHGRSIALPGQPLGLFYGYRFEGIWQTEEEIIEAGNTVGGVNRPGLPRYADLNGDGFQRNDDDREIVGDPNPDFIYGFSNDFSYGGFTLTVFINGVYGNEIADLNRIGLLAQPQKHNVLQQYFDERWTGPGTSNTIEAPLTNAGEWKNFSDRDVIDGSFLRVKTITLAYELPTNALGADWLRRAQVYVAGDNLITVTNYTGFDPEVDLYSSSSVQVGVDNGGYPAARSIRFGVRLGF; this is encoded by the coding sequence ATGAAATCACTTCTAACGAAGACGTTTGGTAAGAAAACGATCCCGAAAGCAGGCTACCTAGTAGTAGCCAGTATGTTGCTGATCGTTTCTTCGGGACAGGCGCAGCGTCTGGCTTCTTTACACCCGGCTGGTGGGGTATCCCCCGCACTGCTCCAGCAAGAAGCGCAACAACTAAAAACGTTGTTGCAGAACATCGGCACTAGGTATCAAACCAGCATTGTGTTTGAGGATGAACTAGTGCAGGGCAAAACGGTACGCATTGATGATCGCATCCTAAACCCTGATGCTACTCAGATTGAAGATGCGCTAACCAAAATCCTGGTTCCACTCGGACTCAGCTATCGGAAGTTACAGCATTATTTCGTCATTCAGGCACAGGCAACCCCTACATTAGAGGTGTCTCCCGTGACTCCCCGACCAACCAGCTCTGCCAAGCCGAGCAGTAGGCTGACCAAAATCTCCCCCGTAGCATTGGCTCAGAGAAAAGTCACGGAGCAAACCATTACTGGCCAAGTGACGGATGTTTCTACTAATGAAACCCTGCCCGGCGTCAACGTATTGGTGAAAGGCACTACCGTAGGTACGGTTACCAATATTGACGGCAACTATCGCCTCACCGCGCCCGACGATGCCGAAACCTTGGTGTTTTCGTCCGTAGGCTACACCAGTGAAGAAGTAGCTATCAACGGACGTAGTACTATCAACTTAGGGCTAGACCCGGATGTTCAGTCGCTATCGGAGGTGGTTGTAATTGGTTACGGTACCGTCAAGAAAAGCGATTTTTCAGGGTCAGTTTCTTCGGTAGAAGGGGAGGATTTGCAAACAACTCCGGCCAACACCTTTGTGCAATCGTTGCAGGGACGCGCCCCAGGCGTAGATGTGCGAGCCGCTTCCAACGCGCCGGGCGGGGGTATTCGGGTACGTATTCGGGGAGCCAATTCCATCAATGCCTCTAGCGATCCGCTTTACGTGATCGACGGTTTTCCGATTGATAACAGTACGCCGCTCACTCCCCAAGCAGCCGGTAACAACGCTTTTGGAGCCGATCCTCTATCATCCATCAGTCCCAACGATATTGAGTCAATTGAGATTTTAAAAGATGCCTCAGCTACCGCTATTTACGGAGCCCGAGGCGCTAACGGGGTGGTTATTATCACCACCAAACGGGGTGAAGTGGGTAAGCCTACAATTGATTTTGATTATTTTTTGCGCGTTGATAATGTGCGTAAAACACTCAATTTAGCAAATGCCCAAGAATTAGCTATTCTGAACAATGAGTGGGCTGCTAACAACGGACGCGATCCTATTTATGACGGTGTAAATCGCCCGCTTCCCGAAGAGCTAGGCGAGGGCACCGACTGGCAAGATGAAATTTTTCGTACAGCACTCGTCCATTCTTACAACCTGACGGTATCCGGGGGGAGCGAAAATACCCGATATTTAGTTTCGGGCAACTACTTCGATCAAGACGGAATTATCATCGAGTCTAACTTCAAACGAGGCGGACTAAAGTTTAATCTGGATCAGCAGGTAAGTAGTCGGCTCAAATTCGGGGTAAATCTCAACGCTAACCGCACCGTAAATGATGCGGTGCCTTCGGATGGCACTGGATTCCGAAATGATTCCCCACTGTGGAATGCGCTAACCACCACCCCGGTGATTCCGGTGGTAGATGAAGAGGGTAATTACGTAGATAACCACGATGAAACTGTGAAGATTTTAGAAAACCCAGTAGCTATTGCCCGCACTCGTTCCGACATCACGTACACCAATCGTATTCTCGGTAGCTCATTTGCCGATCTGCAACTAACCGAAGGGCTTACCTTCCGGGCTAATTTTGGAGCCGACCTAATTACGTCTAAGCGCAATGTCTACATTCCGAATACGGCCGAAACCCAGGCTCTTCCTAACCTGGGGGTGGCTTCGGTAGGGAATATTCAGAGTGCTAACTGGTTGCAGGAGTACACGCTGAACTACGATGCCAACCTAGGAGCTAATCATCAGCTCAATGCAGTAGTCGGTTATACGGTGCAAACCCGCAATACAGAGGAAGTATTCAGTCGTACTGATGACTTCTTTACGAACAAGCTGGAGTTTAATAATCTAGGTTTAGGAGCTGATCCTCGCCCATCAACAAGCAATGCGGTAGAGACTGCCCTGCTGTCTTACCTAGGGCGGGTCAACTACGTATTTCGGGATAAGTATATTGTCACAGGCACGGTACGGCGCGATGGTTCGTCCAAGTTTGGGGAAGATAATAAGTGGGGGCTGTTTCCTTCGGCGGCAGTAGCCTGGCGCCTGGGTGACGAAGCTTTTCTGCAAGATAATGCTCTGATTAGCGACTTGAAGCTGCGTGCCTCCTACGGGGTTACCGGTAATGAAAGTATCAGTCCGTACTCTTCTCTGTCACTTTACAATGTAAACCGTCCGATCATTGGTGGGGCACCCGCTATTGGCCTGATACCGAACCGAATTCCCAATCCCGATCTGAGGTGGGAGCGCACAGCGCAGTTTAATGTAGGCGTTGACGCTGCTTTCTGGGAAGGACGCGTCAACTTCACCGCTGATTACTATGTGAAGCGAACCAACGATCTGCTGCTGAATGTGGCTATTCCGAACCAGTCAGGTTACGCTAATTCCGTACAAAATATTGGTGAAATAGAAAATCGGGGCGTAGAACTCCAATTGGGCTTTAATAATACTTTTGGTAGGTTTCGGTGGCGCTCTTCGTTCAACATTTCATTCAATCGCAATGAGCTGATTTCGCTGCCCGATGGTGTAGAGCGACTGCTCTTTGGTATCGGTCGGGGCGAATCAGCTCATGGTCGCTCTATTGCCCTGCCGGGGCAGCCACTCGGTCTTTTTTATGGCTACCGTTTTGAGGGTATCTGGCAAACCGAAGAAGAAATCATTGAAGCCGGCAATACGGTAGGCGGGGTAAATCGACCTGGCTTGCCTCGCTACGCTGACTTAAATGGTGACGGGTTTCAGCGAAACGACGACGACCGGGAGATCGTGGGTGACCCTAACCCGGATTTTATCTACGGCTTTTCTAATGATTTCTCTTACGGAGGTTTTACGCTTACCGTATTTATCAATGGGGTGTACGGTAATGAAATTGCCGATCTGAACCGAATTGGATTGCTAGCCCAGCCCCAGAAGCATAATGTACTTCAGCAGTACTTTGACGAACGTTGGACGGGACCAGGCACCAGCAATACTATTGAGGCCCCCCTCACAAACGCGGGCGAGTGGAAAAACTTCAGCGATCGTGATGTGATTGACGGTTCCTTCTTGCGAGTAAAAACAATCACGTTGGCCTACGAACTGCCTACCAACGCACTGGGTGCCGATTGGTTACGCCGGGCGCAAGTATATGTAGCGGGCGACAATCTGATCACTGTGACAAACTATACGGGTTTTGATCCAGAAGTAGATTTGTACTCGTCCAGCAGCGTGCAGGTGGGGGTAGACAACGGCGGGTATCCGGCAGCTCGCAGCATCCGATTCGGAGTTCGGTTAGGATTTTAA
- a CDS encoding sulfatase family protein, with protein sequence MITLVGAIVIGLTGLMIKPPQSSARPNILLIMSDDQGWGDAGYQDHPELKTPYLDSLAADGLVFNRFYAAAPVCSPTRGSMLTGRHPYRYGIYYANVGHLPKEEVTLPELLREQGYRTGHFGKWHLGLMDSLVVESNRGGIAKNQQHYAPPWEHGYDQCFATESKVPTWNPMVNPPHTVAGANKKQSEGDSFGTYYWTGPGRLATNNLTGDDSRVIMDRVIPFVEQAVREDTPFFATIWFHTPHSPVVAGEAYRQPYTHLPSEKQHYYGSLTAMDKQIGRLREVLRQAGVAEHTLIWFCSDNGPAAGGGGPGWQTGGRQQGLTGGLKGRKGSLYEGGIRVPGVVVWPAAIPAGQSTEVPVTTSDILPTLGELLGIDLSSLHLDGESMKDLLTKNAEQPRKKAIGFQSRFEGNEHQVWMGNRYKLHRTVNSDSLWLTDLVRDPQESKNLALERPELADEMSQALARWIERCKDDR encoded by the coding sequence ATGATCACCCTGGTTGGTGCTATAGTGATAGGATTGACAGGGTTGATGATTAAGCCACCGCAGTCCTCAGCTCGCCCTAACATTCTTCTGATCATGAGCGACGATCAGGGGTGGGGCGATGCGGGTTATCAAGATCATCCGGAGCTTAAAACACCTTATCTGGATAGCCTGGCCGCCGATGGGCTGGTTTTTAATCGGTTTTATGCGGCCGCTCCGGTGTGTTCTCCTACCCGGGGTAGTATGCTGACCGGTCGACATCCCTACCGCTACGGCATCTACTACGCCAACGTTGGGCACCTACCCAAAGAAGAGGTAACCCTGCCCGAACTGCTGCGGGAGCAGGGGTATCGCACTGGTCACTTCGGCAAGTGGCATTTGGGACTGATGGATAGCCTTGTTGTTGAGAGCAATCGCGGGGGCATCGCCAAGAACCAGCAGCATTACGCTCCGCCTTGGGAGCACGGCTACGACCAGTGCTTTGCCACCGAATCGAAGGTGCCTACCTGGAACCCGATGGTGAATCCGCCGCACACGGTAGCCGGTGCCAATAAAAAGCAGAGCGAAGGTGATTCGTTCGGTACCTACTATTGGACAGGGCCGGGCCGATTGGCTACCAATAATCTGACGGGCGATGATTCGCGGGTGATTATGGATCGGGTGATTCCTTTTGTGGAACAAGCGGTGCGAGAGGATACCCCCTTTTTCGCTACTATCTGGTTCCACACGCCACATTCACCGGTGGTAGCGGGCGAAGCTTACCGTCAGCCGTACACCCATCTCCCGTCAGAAAAGCAGCACTACTACGGTAGCCTGACGGCGATGGACAAGCAAATTGGTCGGCTACGGGAGGTACTTCGCCAGGCGGGCGTAGCCGAGCATACCCTCATTTGGTTTTGTTCGGACAACGGCCCAGCGGCGGGTGGGGGTGGGCCCGGATGGCAAACGGGTGGACGGCAGCAGGGATTAACCGGAGGGCTTAAAGGCAGGAAAGGGTCGCTGTACGAGGGGGGAATTCGGGTACCCGGCGTGGTCGTGTGGCCAGCTGCAATACCCGCCGGGCAAAGCACTGAGGTTCCAGTTACCACGTCGGACATACTGCCTACGCTGGGCGAGTTGCTGGGGATTGACCTATCCAGCTTGCACCTGGATGGAGAAAGTATGAAGGACTTACTGACGAAAAACGCAGAACAGCCTCGGAAAAAAGCCATTGGCTTTCAATCACGGTTCGAGGGAAACGAACATCAGGTCTGGATGGGTAACCGTTACAAGCTACACCGCACGGTCAACAGTGATAGCCTATGGCTTACTGATCTGGTTCGTGACCCCCAAGAAAGTAAGAACCTGGCCCTCGAACGCCCTGAGCTGGCCGACGAAATGAGCCAGGCACTAGCACGATGGATTGAGCGGTGTAAAGATGACCGCTAG
- a CDS encoding T9SS type A sorting domain-containing protein yields MKKLFRPLTVGLLLIVIVPSLAQTVVTYPAPTGSGAPVMSDDYDVSVEGQTLDVYRTWTNARVQYSNWAHRDNEAAMAYFDFSGTVTISVTVNHTSVNSYKLYPSRAGISASRSGNTITFSLTGPPKQLVLKINDDWRHSLHIFANPLETNIPNANDANVRYFGPGVHTPADGGVPGRIELHSDQTLYIAGGAVVKGIIRANDATTKNNVTIRGRGILQFEGSGITTTFDRMINIRRANNLTIRDIIVLGYTDANETAYSRFGLQLTWCNDVVVDNLKYIGHARTSDGPNVGSCRNVMIKRGFFRAFDDASCIKGFTDTSYGNYNQYDQGPHHKITEDVWFEDCILVCDKVGWQGNAINMAWQTYTPEIKNSGWKRIDIIRAGGHTVRIEPEEVADANVTIKNVLLEDIRIEEAPASKHFEIRAINRTNRDEGGSTPTYVQNVTIKNFRALAGLGKSSQMTGNVSNFVFENLQIEGQVINSRSKATDNSLGKFSIGSGVGVSFSSDTPPPPPSGGFPDPDKWYHIRSVQHNKYIQGTDTPDATGSASCSGTTSENVRGVSTSKTGSWTQWRFIPTGNNEYRLENRQHGHWLQATNVADAVANVPGTEVCGDPNGKAVRAVSTSCTGTDPRWKLVSRGSGKYNLENVSYGSYLQCLDDTDTDTGSEGGGVQLRMTSSSCMGSWTQWNFVEAGSGASSRTASEVTTKQGATDGSSLADGSTTPLQAYPNPAQGYLHVQVPQGSTQLAVYNVQGQQVLHQPIGSQAEEAEVDVASLTPGLYLLKTYANGQMHQTRWAKQ; encoded by the coding sequence ATGAAAAAGCTATTCCGCCCTTTGACAGTAGGATTGTTGTTAATCGTAATCGTGCCTTCGTTAGCGCAGACCGTAGTAACCTACCCCGCGCCAACCGGATCAGGTGCCCCGGTGATGAGTGATGATTACGATGTCAGCGTAGAAGGCCAAACTCTAGATGTGTATCGCACCTGGACGAATGCTCGGGTGCAGTATAGCAATTGGGCTCACCGCGACAATGAAGCGGCGATGGCCTACTTCGACTTTTCGGGCACAGTCACTATATCAGTCACTGTGAACCATACTTCAGTAAATAGCTACAAGCTGTATCCTAGTCGGGCAGGCATTAGTGCTTCACGTTCGGGTAACACTATTACTTTTAGCTTAACTGGCCCGCCGAAGCAATTAGTGCTGAAGATCAACGACGACTGGCGGCACAGCTTGCATATCTTTGCCAATCCGCTGGAAACTAATATTCCTAATGCTAACGATGCTAATGTGCGCTATTTTGGACCAGGAGTACATACTCCAGCGGATGGTGGGGTACCCGGGCGAATAGAACTACATTCCGACCAAACCCTTTACATTGCAGGGGGAGCGGTGGTTAAAGGAATAATTCGGGCTAATGATGCTACTACTAAGAATAATGTGACCATCCGAGGTCGGGGCATCTTACAATTTGAGGGCAGCGGTATCACCACTACCTTCGACCGAATGATTAACATCCGTCGGGCTAATAACCTTACCATTCGTGACATTATTGTGCTAGGCTACACCGATGCTAACGAAACCGCCTACAGTCGCTTTGGTCTACAACTGACGTGGTGTAACGATGTAGTAGTAGACAACCTCAAGTATATTGGCCACGCTCGCACTTCGGACGGCCCCAACGTTGGTAGCTGTCGTAACGTGATGATCAAACGAGGATTCTTTCGGGCGTTTGACGATGCCTCCTGCATTAAAGGTTTCACCGACACTAGTTATGGAAACTACAACCAGTACGATCAGGGACCTCATCATAAAATTACCGAAGATGTATGGTTTGAGGATTGTATATTAGTCTGTGATAAAGTGGGCTGGCAAGGGAATGCGATCAACATGGCGTGGCAGACCTACACGCCGGAAATTAAGAACAGCGGTTGGAAGCGAATTGATATTATCCGGGCAGGTGGTCATACGGTGCGTATTGAGCCCGAGGAGGTAGCTGATGCTAACGTAACGATCAAGAACGTTTTGCTGGAAGACATTCGTATAGAAGAAGCCCCGGCCAGCAAGCATTTTGAAATTAGAGCCATCAACCGAACCAACCGAGATGAAGGGGGAAGTACCCCTACTTATGTTCAGAATGTAACGATCAAAAACTTCCGAGCCTTAGCTGGTTTAGGCAAGTCCTCGCAGATGACCGGCAATGTAAGTAACTTTGTCTTTGAGAACCTTCAGATTGAAGGGCAGGTAATCAATAGCCGGAGCAAGGCCACTGATAATAGTTTGGGTAAGTTTTCTATTGGGAGTGGGGTGGGAGTGTCTTTCAGTAGCGATACCCCGCCACCGCCACCTTCGGGAGGCTTTCCTGATCCGGATAAGTGGTATCACATTCGCAGCGTACAACACAACAAGTACATCCAGGGTACTGATACTCCTGACGCTACCGGGTCGGCGAGCTGTAGCGGCACTACCTCAGAGAATGTACGGGGGGTAAGCACTAGCAAAACGGGCAGCTGGACGCAATGGCGCTTTATCCCAACGGGTAATAACGAATACCGCTTAGAGAATAGGCAGCACGGTCATTGGCTGCAAGCCACTAACGTAGCCGATGCCGTGGCCAACGTGCCCGGTACTGAGGTGTGCGGCGACCCGAATGGCAAAGCGGTACGGGCGGTATCTACCTCCTGTACGGGTACTGACCCTCGATGGAAGTTGGTGAGCAGGGGATCAGGTAAGTACAACCTAGAGAACGTTTCGTACGGCAGTTACCTACAGTGTTTAGACGATACCGATACGGATACGGGGTCAGAAGGCGGCGGGGTGCAGCTACGTATGACGAGTAGTAGTTGCATGGGTAGCTGGACGCAGTGGAATTTTGTAGAAGCCGGTAGTGGAGCCAGCAGCCGAACAGCCTCAGAGGTAACAACCAAGCAGGGTGCTACGGATGGTTCCAGCCTTGCGGATGGGAGTACTACACCACTACAGGCGTACCCTAATCCCGCGCAGGGCTACTTACACGTGCAGGTGCCCCAGGGCAGTACACAGCTAGCGGTATACAACGTACAGGGTCAGCAGGTTCTTCATCAACCCATTGGCAGCCAGGCTGAAGAAGCTGAGGTGGATGTAGCCTCACTCACCCCGGGGCTGTACCTGCTGAAAACCTATGCTAACGGACAGATGCACCAAACTAGGTGGGCAAAGCAGTAA
- a CDS encoding FecR family protein, which yields MDYTHYQTEDFVLDERFRQWVLQQQHNTFWQNFLIEHPHKEAEIRQARQIILNIDKEYESLPQEGVEKIRQSIQRRIAAPTAAVRPLYRPSWGIAASLAGVLLVSALAIWWLTRPAMLTYETGFGEVADVRLPDGSAVTLNANSTLYWYTEVPDRQVVLEGEAFFHVRKDHGRTFTVRANDVEVKVLGTSFNVKNRRDQTQVVLRSGSVALRHTPSGEEALMQPGDLVSVTENAPLTRQRVDTESYTAYTEQQLRIDQTSLAELAIIIEDLYGYSVTFEGETLPQRRFTATTEVPLRELDTLLQLIEATFGVGIVQTKDEIIIRD from the coding sequence ATGGACTATACACACTATCAAACCGAAGACTTTGTGCTGGACGAACGCTTCCGGCAATGGGTGTTGCAACAGCAGCACAATACCTTCTGGCAAAACTTTTTAATCGAGCACCCGCACAAGGAAGCGGAAATCCGGCAAGCCCGCCAAATCATACTGAACATCGATAAGGAATATGAGTCCCTTCCCCAAGAAGGAGTAGAAAAAATCCGGCAAAGTATTCAGCGGCGCATTGCTGCCCCAACGGCGGCAGTCCGCCCACTGTACCGCCCTTCGTGGGGAATAGCTGCTTCCCTAGCAGGAGTATTACTCGTGAGTGCCTTAGCTATATGGTGGCTAACCCGCCCTGCTATGCTCACGTACGAAACTGGTTTTGGCGAGGTAGCCGACGTTCGATTGCCCGACGGGTCGGCGGTTACCCTCAATGCCAATTCTACCCTGTACTGGTACACCGAAGTGCCCGACCGGCAGGTGGTGCTGGAAGGAGAAGCTTTTTTCCATGTGCGTAAAGATCACGGGAGAACGTTTACCGTACGGGCCAATGACGTGGAAGTAAAAGTACTGGGTACCAGCTTTAACGTAAAAAATCGCCGCGACCAGACCCAAGTTGTGCTGCGTAGCGGATCGGTAGCACTACGGCATACCCCCAGTGGCGAAGAGGCCCTGATGCAACCGGGCGACTTAGTATCAGTTACTGAGAACGCCCCTTTGACCCGGCAGCGGGTGGATACCGAATCGTACACCGCCTACACCGAGCAGCAGCTACGTATTGACCAAACCTCGCTCGCTGAACTAGCCATTATTATTGAGGACCTATACGGATACTCGGTGACCTTTGAGGGTGAGACGCTGCCTCAGCGAAGGTTTACGGCTACTACCGAGGTGCCGCTTCGGGAATTGGACACCTTACTGCAATTGATTGAAGCCACCTTTGGGGTAGGGATAGTGCAAACCAAAGACGAAATCATCATCCGAGATTGA
- a CDS encoding RNA polymerase sigma factor: protein MKDRVPEQDQALWQSFCRGDRQALDTFYLKHVQPLYNYGRKVAEEQVSVEDAIQDVFVDLWQRRATLSVPDQPRLYLFRALRYQIIHQKKKQQKRRSFSALTVDTTISTASPEQDIVIRQSADLQYEVLRKVIKKLPVRQREIISLHFFEKLSCDEIGTIMQLQPQSVYNLLHRAITHLKKTLPLQLKAVEWLIVVLSFASQLQAA, encoded by the coding sequence TTGAAAGACCGAGTGCCCGAACAAGATCAAGCTCTCTGGCAGTCATTCTGCCGAGGCGACCGCCAAGCCCTAGATACATTCTACCTAAAGCACGTGCAACCGCTGTACAACTACGGACGTAAAGTGGCTGAAGAACAAGTGTCAGTAGAAGATGCTATCCAGGATGTTTTCGTTGACTTATGGCAGCGACGGGCTACCCTCAGTGTGCCCGATCAACCCCGGTTGTATCTCTTTCGGGCGTTGCGTTACCAAATCATTCACCAAAAGAAAAAGCAGCAAAAACGACGCTCCTTCTCCGCATTAACCGTCGATACCACCATCAGTACTGCTTCGCCCGAGCAAGATATTGTGATCCGCCAGTCGGCTGACCTTCAGTACGAAGTCTTGAGAAAGGTGATCAAAAAACTTCCGGTGCGGCAGCGAGAGATTATCAGCCTTCATTTCTTTGAAAAACTATCTTGCGACGAGATCGGAACGATTATGCAATTGCAACCGCAGTCGGTTTACAACCTGCTTCATCGAGCCATTACACACCTCAAGAAGACGCTACCCCTTCAGCTAAAAGCGGTGGAATGGCTCATTGTGGTACTCAGCTTTGCTTCTCAACTACAAGCTGCTTAG